A single window of Microbacterium oryzae DNA harbors:
- a CDS encoding ABC transporter ATP-binding protein, producing MTEAENRDTEPGVPALALQGVSKSYGGTHAVAGIDLEVPAGMYYGLLGPNGAGKTTTLSMISGLLRPDRGEIRVCGVDLSADPREAKRRMGVLPDRLRTFDRLTGRQLLHYTGMLRGMKADVVADRTADLANALDLDDALGRVVSDYSAGMTKKVMLAAAMLHSPQLLVLDEPFEAVDPASAAKVLEILDAYVARGGTVLLSSHGMDLIERTCARVAVLVAGQVLEEGTVDDVKGDLTLEQRFVELAGGLGEVEGLEWLHTFSG from the coding sequence GTGACCGAGGCCGAGAACCGCGATACCGAGCCGGGCGTGCCCGCGCTGGCGCTTCAGGGCGTCTCGAAGTCCTACGGGGGGACGCATGCCGTCGCCGGCATCGACCTCGAGGTCCCCGCCGGCATGTACTACGGCCTGCTCGGCCCCAACGGAGCGGGGAAGACGACGACGCTGTCGATGATCTCCGGGCTCCTGCGGCCCGACCGGGGCGAGATCCGCGTGTGCGGCGTCGACCTGAGCGCCGACCCACGCGAGGCGAAGCGGCGGATGGGCGTGCTCCCGGATCGCCTGCGGACCTTCGACCGGCTCACCGGCCGCCAGCTCCTCCACTACACGGGCATGCTGCGCGGGATGAAGGCCGACGTCGTCGCCGACCGCACCGCCGACCTCGCGAACGCGCTCGACCTCGACGACGCGCTCGGCCGCGTGGTGTCCGACTACTCCGCGGGCATGACGAAGAAGGTCATGCTCGCAGCCGCCATGCTCCACTCGCCGCAGCTGCTCGTGCTCGACGAGCCCTTCGAGGCCGTCGACCCGGCCTCCGCCGCCAAGGTCCTCGAGATCCTCGACGCCTACGTCGCCCGCGGAGGCACGGTGCTGCTCTCGAGTCACGGCATGGACCTCATCGAGAGGACGTGCGCGCGCGTGGCGGTGCTCGTCGCCGGTCAGGTGCTCGAGGAGGGCACGGTCGACGACGTGAAGGGCGACCTCACGCTGGAGCAGCGCTTCGTCGAGCTCGCCGGCGGTCTGGGCGAGGTGGAGGGGCTCGAGTGGCTGCACACGTTCTCCGGCTGA
- a CDS encoding NTP transferase domain-containing protein, which produces MPIQTVILAAGMGSRLGRVLPKSLTVLSDGRSIMQQQHENIRAAFGGDARITTVVGYRAEDIVERFPDANYVYNERYDQTNTSKSLLRALTATGRGGVLWMNGDVVFDPRILDRAMGHIQSDQSFVTVNTAKVSDEEVKYTVTTEGFIDELSKTVVGGIGEAVGINYISQADKRAFMRQLSRVDDQDYFERGLELAVAEDGLRLLPMDVSDLYAVEVDFAEDLERANAALL; this is translated from the coding sequence TTGCCCATTCAGACCGTCATCCTCGCTGCCGGCATGGGATCGCGCCTCGGCCGTGTCCTGCCGAAGTCGCTCACCGTGCTCAGCGACGGCCGCTCGATCATGCAGCAGCAGCACGAGAACATCCGCGCCGCCTTCGGCGGCGACGCGCGCATCACGACCGTCGTCGGCTACCGCGCGGAGGACATCGTCGAGCGCTTCCCCGACGCGAACTACGTCTACAACGAGCGCTACGACCAGACGAACACGTCCAAGAGCCTGCTGCGCGCCCTCACGGCGACCGGCCGCGGCGGCGTGCTCTGGATGAACGGCGACGTCGTGTTCGACCCCCGCATCCTCGACCGCGCGATGGGGCACATCCAGAGCGACCAGTCGTTCGTGACCGTCAACACGGCCAAGGTCAGTGACGAGGAGGTGAAGTACACCGTCACGACGGAGGGCTTCATCGACGAGCTGTCGAAGACGGTGGTCGGCGGCATCGGCGAGGCCGTCGGGATCAACTACATCTCGCAGGCCGACAAGCGCGCCTTCATGCGCCAGCTCTCGCGCGTCGACGACCAGGACTACTTCGAGCGCGGCCTCGAGCTCGCCGTCGCGGAAGACGGCCTGCGCCTGCTGCCGATGGACGTCTCCGACCTGTACGCGGTCGAGGTGGACTTCGCCGAGGACCTCGAGCGAGCGAACGCGGCGCTGCTCTGA
- a CDS encoding helix-turn-helix domain-containing protein — MPDPHSAAALKVGQKIAELRHAATLSAKKLAECADLDLTHLQRIEKGGGNPTLVTLVQIAVALEVDPGELIAGIDADDLPSGRRPYGYTRREEFRRQPRSWG; from the coding sequence ATGCCAGATCCGCACTCCGCCGCTGCGCTGAAGGTGGGGCAGAAGATCGCCGAGCTGCGACATGCCGCCACCCTCAGCGCGAAGAAGCTGGCGGAGTGCGCGGACCTCGATCTCACGCACCTGCAGCGCATCGAGAAGGGCGGCGGCAATCCGACTCTGGTGACGCTCGTGCAGATCGCGGTGGCCCTCGAGGTGGACCCGGGCGAGCTGATCGCCGGTATCGACGCCGACGATCTGCCGAGCGGACGGCGCCCCTACGGCTACACGCGCCGTGAGGAATTCCGGCGGCAGCCCCGGTCCTGGGGGTGA
- a CDS encoding SCO4848 family membrane protein, with translation MTVLLSVLLLVNAVFNVVVWPRFWKRVAADPRARDAEGRKTAFYTVHATLIGLALLLALLSAIAGVWGLLA, from the coding sequence GTGACCGTGCTCCTCTCCGTGCTCCTGCTCGTCAACGCCGTCTTCAACGTCGTCGTGTGGCCCCGGTTCTGGAAGCGCGTCGCCGCGGATCCTCGTGCGCGCGACGCCGAGGGCCGCAAGACCGCCTTCTACACGGTGCACGCGACCCTCATCGGCCTCGCACTCCTCCTCGCGCTGCTCTCCGCCATCGCCGGGGTGTGGGGCCTCCTCGCCTGA
- a CDS encoding class I SAM-dependent methyltransferase — protein MTSGDVAIGWSEARDANLANWEDRVPLHEEAYGLDAYDDPAHLSQVVRDDLAALEPFAPSVAGLDVCHLQCHIGTDTVSLARAGARVTGVDFSPAALVAAARLARRAGVEATWVESDALDARAAVEGDFDLVYTSIGAICWLADLDRWAAQIAALLRDGGLFYIRDGHPMLYALDEDASGLQLRYPYLPNGSAVSWDDASTYAGDGTVAHTRTYEWPHPLSEIVNALIAAGLRILRLDESTLLPWRFSERMVPVAGGWAWPADERRIVPCTFTVVARKAD, from the coding sequence ATGACTTCAGGTGACGTCGCCATCGGATGGTCGGAGGCGCGCGACGCGAACCTCGCGAACTGGGAGGACCGCGTCCCCCTCCACGAGGAGGCGTACGGGCTCGACGCCTATGACGATCCGGCGCATCTGTCTCAGGTCGTGCGCGACGATCTCGCCGCGCTCGAGCCGTTCGCGCCATCCGTCGCGGGATTGGACGTCTGCCACCTGCAGTGCCACATCGGCACCGACACGGTCTCCCTCGCCCGGGCGGGCGCACGCGTGACGGGGGTCGACTTCTCTCCCGCCGCGCTCGTCGCGGCCGCGCGCCTCGCCCGGCGCGCCGGGGTCGAGGCCACGTGGGTGGAGAGCGACGCGCTCGACGCGCGGGCGGCGGTCGAGGGCGACTTCGATCTCGTCTATACGAGCATCGGCGCCATCTGCTGGCTGGCCGACCTCGACCGGTGGGCGGCCCAGATCGCCGCGCTGCTGCGCGACGGCGGCCTCTTCTACATCCGCGACGGCCATCCGATGCTCTACGCGCTCGACGAGGACGCGTCGGGCCTGCAGCTGCGCTACCCCTACCTGCCGAATGGCTCCGCGGTGAGCTGGGACGACGCGTCCACGTACGCGGGAGACGGAACCGTCGCGCACACCCGCACGTACGAGTGGCCGCATCCGCTGTCGGAGATCGTCAACGCCCTCATCGCCGCCGGCCTGCGGATCCTGCGCCTCGACGAGAGCACGCTGCTGCCATGGCGCTTCAGCGAGCGGATGGTGCCGGTCGCCGGGGGATGGGCGTGGCCGGCCGACGAGCGGCGGATCGTGCCGTGCACGTTCACCGTCGTCGCGCGGAAGGCCGACTGA
- a CDS encoding type B 50S ribosomal protein L31 translates to MKTDIHPTYQPIVFRDLGSGETFLTRSTATSNKTIELDGVEYPVIDVEISSASHPFYTGKQRIMDSAGRVEKFNQRFKGFGGSK, encoded by the coding sequence ATGAAGACTGACATCCACCCGACGTACCAGCCGATCGTCTTCCGCGACCTCGGCTCGGGCGAGACCTTCCTCACCCGCTCCACCGCCACGAGCAACAAGACGATCGAGCTCGACGGCGTCGAGTACCCGGTCATCGACGTGGAGATCTCGTCGGCGTCGCACCCGTTCTACACGGGCAAGCAGCGCATCATGGACTCGGCCGGCCGCGTCGAGAAGTTCAACCAGCGCTTCAAGGGCTTCGGCGGCTCCAAGTAA
- a CDS encoding ABC transporter ATP-binding protein: protein MLPVLSFDGVVVRRNGRNIVDGLSWTVNDDERWVVLGPNGAGKTTLLQMADAYLYPTTGTVDVLGERLGRTDVFELRPRIGFASSAMAKRIPADETVLNTVLTAAYSVTGRWNEEYEGIDERRAHRVLEEWRLEHLADREFGTLSDGEQKRVQIARAIMTDPELLLLDEPTASLDLGAREVLLELLSGYATAPETPAMVMVTHHVEEIPVGFTHVLLLRDGKPVAAGPLAEALTAENLTETFGLPITLTEEGGRYAARAVAASGV, encoded by the coding sequence ATGCTTCCCGTGCTCTCGTTCGACGGCGTCGTGGTGCGCCGCAATGGTCGCAACATCGTCGATGGCCTCAGCTGGACCGTGAACGACGACGAGCGGTGGGTCGTGCTCGGCCCGAACGGCGCCGGCAAGACCACCCTGCTGCAGATGGCTGACGCGTACCTCTACCCGACCACCGGCACCGTCGACGTGCTCGGCGAGCGGCTCGGCCGCACCGACGTGTTCGAGCTGCGCCCGCGCATCGGCTTCGCCTCGAGCGCCATGGCCAAGCGCATCCCGGCCGACGAGACGGTGCTGAACACCGTGCTCACCGCCGCGTACTCGGTCACCGGGCGTTGGAACGAGGAGTACGAGGGCATCGACGAGCGTCGCGCTCACCGCGTGCTGGAGGAGTGGCGCCTCGAGCACCTCGCGGACCGCGAGTTCGGCACGCTGAGCGACGGCGAGCAGAAGCGCGTGCAGATCGCCCGTGCGATCATGACCGACCCCGAGCTGCTGCTCCTCGACGAGCCGACCGCCAGCCTCGACCTCGGCGCCCGCGAGGTGCTGCTCGAGCTGCTCAGCGGCTACGCGACCGCACCGGAGACCCCCGCCATGGTGATGGTGACGCATCACGTGGAGGAGATCCCGGTGGGCTTCACGCACGTGCTGCTGCTGCGCGACGGCAAGCCCGTCGCCGCCGGCCCGCTCGCCGAGGCCCTCACGGCCGAGAACCTCACCGAGACGTTCGGACTCCCGATCACGCTGACGGAGGAGGGTGGCCGCTACGCCGCCCGCGCCGTGGCGGCCTCCGGCGTCTGA
- the serB gene encoding phosphoserine phosphatase SerB, giving the protein MTRFLVVLDADSTLIRNEVIELIADEAGRGPEVAAATEAAMRGEVDFAESLRSRVKALAGVPVASFARVLARIEPTPGVHELVAAVHERGGMVGVVSGGFHEILDTVAPDLGVDVWRANRLRAQDGVLTGEVDGPIVDAAAKAESLREWAHAHGVAAHRTIAIGDGANDLKMIAAAGLGIAFNAKPAVRQAAPLAVGPVDLREVIRLLP; this is encoded by the coding sequence GTGACTCGCTTTCTCGTCGTGCTCGACGCCGATTCCACCCTCATCCGCAACGAGGTCATCGAACTGATCGCCGACGAGGCAGGGCGGGGCCCGGAGGTCGCCGCGGCCACCGAGGCCGCCATGCGCGGCGAGGTGGACTTCGCCGAGAGCCTCCGCTCGCGCGTGAAGGCTCTCGCCGGTGTGCCCGTCGCCTCGTTCGCGCGCGTCCTCGCCCGCATCGAGCCCACCCCCGGCGTCCACGAGCTGGTCGCCGCGGTGCACGAGCGCGGCGGGATGGTCGGGGTCGTCTCCGGCGGATTCCACGAGATCCTCGACACCGTCGCTCCCGACCTCGGCGTCGACGTGTGGCGTGCGAACCGGCTGCGCGCACAGGACGGGGTGCTCACCGGCGAGGTCGACGGACCGATCGTCGACGCCGCCGCGAAGGCCGAGTCGCTGCGGGAGTGGGCACACGCGCACGGCGTCGCCGCGCATCGCACGATCGCCATCGGGGATGGCGCGAACGACCTGAAGATGATCGCGGCGGCGGGTCTCGGCATCGCCTTCAACGCCAAGCCCGCCGTGCGTCAGGCCGCTCCCCTGGCGGTCGGCCCGGTCGACCTGCGCGAGGTCATCCGGCTGCTTCCGTAG
- a CDS encoding beta-ketoacyl-ACP reductase → MSTDRVVLVTGGNRGIGRAIAERFVSDGYRVAVTARSGEGPEGTLTVRADVTDSASLDAAFTEVEEKLGNVEILVANAGITKDTLMLRMSEDDFDAVVNTNLGGSFRVVKRALKGMIRARFGRVILISSVVGLYGSAGQVNYASSKSALVGFARSLTRELGARGITSNVVAPGFIETDMTAELPEATQAEYRKAIPAGRYGKPEEVAGVTAWLASDDAAYISGAVIPVDGGLGMGH, encoded by the coding sequence GTGAGCACTGATCGCGTCGTCCTCGTCACCGGCGGCAACCGCGGCATCGGCCGCGCCATCGCCGAGCGCTTCGTCTCCGACGGCTACCGCGTCGCCGTCACCGCCCGCAGCGGCGAGGGCCCCGAGGGCACGCTGACGGTCCGCGCCGACGTGACGGACTCGGCATCGCTCGACGCGGCATTCACGGAGGTCGAGGAGAAGCTCGGCAACGTCGAGATCCTCGTCGCGAACGCCGGCATCACGAAGGACACGCTCATGCTCCGCATGAGCGAGGACGACTTCGACGCCGTCGTGAACACCAACCTCGGCGGCTCGTTCCGCGTCGTCAAGCGCGCGCTGAAGGGGATGATCCGCGCACGCTTCGGGCGCGTCATCCTCATCTCGAGCGTGGTCGGGCTCTACGGCTCCGCCGGCCAGGTGAACTACGCGTCGTCGAAGAGCGCGCTGGTCGGGTTCGCCCGCTCGCTCACGCGGGAGCTCGGCGCGCGCGGCATCACCTCGAACGTCGTCGCCCCCGGATTCATCGAGACCGACATGACGGCCGAGCTCCCCGAGGCGACCCAGGCTGAGTACCGGAAGGCGATCCCCGCCGGCCGGTACGGCAAGCCCGAGGAGGTCGCCGGCGTGACCGCGTGGCTCGCCTCGGACGACGCCGCGTACATCTCCGGCGCCGTCATCCCCGTCGACGGCGGCCTCGGGATGGGGCACTGA
- a CDS encoding aspartate/glutamate racemase family protein, with translation MKRIGLLGGMSWESSALYYRLINEGVRDRLGGLHSADCVMVSVDFAAVERLQASGDWDGAGRLLADEARALVRAGAEVVVLCTNTMHRVAEHIEDAVDVPLLHLVDVTALAIRRARLTRVALLGTRFTMGEGFYRERMARHGIETLVPDAAGQALVDRVIYEELVRGEVREASRQEYRRIVAALAADGAEGVILGCTEIELLIGESDSPVPVFASTALHAGAAVDAALEVDAAPAAPA, from the coding sequence ATGAAGCGGATCGGCCTGCTCGGCGGAATGAGCTGGGAGAGCTCGGCTCTGTACTACCGCCTGATCAACGAGGGCGTGCGCGATCGTCTGGGCGGACTGCACTCCGCAGACTGCGTGATGGTCTCCGTCGACTTCGCGGCGGTCGAGCGGCTGCAGGCGTCCGGTGACTGGGATGGCGCCGGCCGGCTTCTCGCGGATGAGGCGCGGGCGCTCGTGCGCGCAGGGGCGGAGGTCGTCGTCCTCTGCACCAACACCATGCACAGGGTGGCGGAGCACATCGAGGATGCCGTCGACGTGCCGCTGCTCCACCTCGTCGACGTGACGGCCCTGGCCATCCGCCGCGCCCGCCTGACCCGAGTGGCCCTCCTCGGCACGCGCTTCACGATGGGGGAGGGGTTCTACCGAGAGCGGATGGCACGCCACGGCATCGAGACGCTGGTTCCGGATGCGGCGGGGCAGGCGCTCGTGGATCGCGTCATCTACGAAGAGCTCGTGCGGGGCGAGGTGCGCGAGGCCTCGCGCCAGGAGTACCGTCGCATCGTCGCCGCGCTCGCGGCAGACGGCGCGGAGGGCGTCATCCTCGGGTGCACCGAGATCGAGCTGCTCATCGGAGAGAGCGACAGCCCGGTGCCGGTGTTCGCCTCCACCGCTCTGCACGCCGGGGCCGCCGTCGACGCCGCGCTCGAGGTCGACGCGGCTCCCGCAGCACCCGCATAA
- a CDS encoding AAA family ATPase, whose product MDALSRLPVRRIEEHALAPMDRRHWPATLAPVRQILESGLDLGPVTVLVGDNGAGKSTLVEALAAAFGLNPEGGTHSARHETRRTESDLADHLQLIRGAGASRRGVFLRAETMHGHFSYLETLGVSDLHERSHGEAFLEFASARSRISGLWVLDEPESALSLSGCLALLGIMRQLTAGGSQIVLSTHSPILAALPGADLLEVGEWGLRRSSYDDLDLVRNWRLFLEAPERYLRHLD is encoded by the coding sequence ATGGACGCCCTGAGCAGGCTGCCGGTTCGACGCATCGAAGAGCACGCGCTGGCGCCGATGGACCGGCGCCACTGGCCTGCCACGCTCGCGCCCGTGCGGCAGATCCTGGAGTCCGGTCTGGACCTCGGCCCGGTCACCGTGCTGGTGGGAGACAACGGCGCCGGGAAGTCGACTCTGGTCGAGGCGCTCGCCGCCGCCTTCGGCCTCAATCCCGAGGGCGGGACGCACTCCGCCCGGCACGAGACCCGCCGCACCGAGTCCGATCTCGCCGATCACCTGCAGCTCATCCGCGGCGCGGGCGCGTCCCGACGCGGCGTGTTCCTGCGGGCCGAGACCATGCACGGCCACTTCAGCTACCTGGAGACGCTCGGGGTGAGCGACCTGCACGAGCGGAGCCACGGTGAGGCGTTCCTCGAGTTCGCGAGCGCTCGCTCACGCATCTCGGGCCTGTGGGTCCTCGACGAGCCGGAGTCGGCCCTGTCCCTGTCGGGATGCCTCGCGCTTCTCGGCATCATGCGGCAGCTGACGGCCGGCGGCTCGCAGATCGTCCTGTCGACGCACTCCCCGATTCTGGCGGCACTGCCCGGAGCCGACCTCCTCGAGGTGGGCGAGTGGGGACTGCGGCGGTCGTCGTACGACGACCTCGACCTCGTCCGGAACTGGAGGCTCTTCCTCGAAGCGCCGGAACGCTATCTACGCCACCTCGACTGA
- a CDS encoding MFS transporter, whose product MVIPPDRKAVCPAVYSLLLAIIYIAFISLGLPDSLIGAGWPAMHSDLGVPVAFAGIITMIIASGTILSSLASERATRRFGTGLVTAVSVALTASALVGFSVSGSFWMLCLWAIPYGLGAGAVDAALNNYVALHYAARHMNWLHSFWGLGASISPFIMSHALASGHEWSSAYWTVGLIQAVLTFALLVTLPLWGRVHPVAARDAQAASGQGSEHEPIERAGGHVPLLQALRIPGVVLILTAFFAYCALESTSILWASTYLVADRGVAPATAAAFASLYLLGITAGRFLAGFVADRIGDRLLIRGGFAIVGLGAVMLALPVPTDAIALAGLVVAGLGSAPIYPAIIHSTPVNFGRRNSQAIIGIQMAAAYTGSTLAPPLFGAISTWTGLWILPLFLLVLVALGLLLSERLNRLVRAQAASVEVA is encoded by the coding sequence ATGGTCATCCCGCCGGATCGAAAGGCCGTCTGCCCCGCCGTGTACTCGCTCCTCCTCGCGATCATCTACATCGCCTTCATCAGCCTCGGCCTGCCGGACTCCCTCATCGGCGCCGGATGGCCCGCCATGCACAGCGACCTCGGTGTGCCGGTCGCGTTCGCCGGCATCATCACGATGATCATCGCAAGTGGCACCATCCTCTCGAGCCTGGCATCGGAGCGCGCGACCCGTCGGTTCGGCACCGGACTCGTCACCGCGGTGAGCGTCGCGCTCACCGCGTCCGCGCTCGTCGGCTTCTCCGTGTCCGGCTCGTTCTGGATGCTGTGCCTCTGGGCCATCCCGTACGGGCTCGGCGCGGGCGCCGTCGACGCGGCGCTCAACAACTACGTCGCCCTGCACTACGCCGCGCGGCACATGAACTGGCTCCACAGCTTCTGGGGCCTCGGCGCATCCATCAGCCCGTTCATCATGAGCCACGCGCTGGCCTCCGGGCACGAGTGGTCGAGCGCCTACTGGACTGTCGGCCTCATCCAGGCCGTGCTCACGTTCGCCCTGCTCGTCACCCTGCCGCTGTGGGGCCGCGTGCACCCGGTTGCCGCGCGCGATGCCCAGGCTGCATCCGGGCAGGGGTCCGAGCACGAGCCCATCGAGCGAGCCGGCGGTCACGTCCCGCTCCTGCAGGCGCTGCGGATCCCGGGGGTCGTCCTCATCCTCACCGCCTTCTTCGCGTACTGCGCTCTCGAGAGCACCTCCATCCTGTGGGCGTCGACCTACCTCGTCGCAGATCGGGGCGTCGCGCCCGCCACGGCCGCGGCGTTCGCCTCTCTCTACCTGCTGGGCATCACCGCGGGGCGGTTCCTGGCAGGCTTCGTCGCCGATCGGATCGGCGACCGGCTGCTCATCCGCGGGGGCTTCGCGATCGTCGGGCTCGGGGCCGTGATGCTCGCCCTCCCGGTGCCGACGGACGCGATCGCGCTCGCCGGACTCGTGGTCGCAGGTCTCGGCTCCGCGCCGATCTACCCCGCGATCATCCACTCCACCCCGGTCAACTTCGGTCGCCGGAACTCGCAGGCCATCATCGGCATCCAGATGGCCGCCGCCTACACGGGCTCCACCCTCGCGCCGCCGCTGTTCGGCGCGATCTCGACGTGGACGGGCCTGTGGATCCTCCCGCTGTTCCTGCTGGTGCTGGTGGCACTCGGCCTGCTGCTGTCGGAACGACTCAACCGGCTCGTGCGTGCGCAAGCCGCGTCAGTCGAGGTGGCGTAG
- a CDS encoding DUF3099 domain-containing protein — protein MKIRKPQPQAATSLDRAPRDDESHRMRTYLLTMGVRTLCLVLMVAVVPYGWYTFVFALGAVVLPYIAVVVANAAQSTQVTHAQAPERPALPAAPTQPEPTTPGVFRISESTADGAENDERDDRA, from the coding sequence GTGAAGATCCGCAAGCCGCAGCCGCAGGCGGCGACCTCTCTCGATCGCGCTCCCCGCGACGACGAGTCGCACCGCATGCGCACGTACCTCCTGACGATGGGCGTGCGCACGCTCTGCCTCGTCCTGATGGTGGCCGTCGTGCCGTACGGCTGGTACACCTTCGTCTTCGCGCTCGGTGCGGTCGTGCTGCCGTACATCGCGGTCGTCGTGGCGAACGCCGCCCAGTCGACGCAGGTGACCCACGCCCAGGCTCCGGAGCGGCCCGCTCTGCCCGCGGCGCCGACCCAGCCGGAGCCGACGACGCCCGGGGTCTTCCGCATCTCCGAGTCGACGGCGGATGGCGCGGAGAACGACGAGAGGGACGACCGCGCGTGA
- a CDS encoding SURF1 family protein, protein MIRSRLGRWSVYVLVAVLFAIACAYLSHWQFARNEQRAAANHLIEENYDAPPLPLTEVLPEGAAFEPQDEWQPVTMSGSYLPDAQLLVRNRAEGGTSAFEVLVPFALDDGRILVVDRGWLPPGEGDAPDSVPAAPEGETTVVVRLKPGEPLPTSGRGAPEGQLPTIHLPSVAAQTGDETIVDVYGLMVSEDPAAAAAPNPVTAPDIDPGPHLSYAIQWILFAIMGFVFIGYMIRTEIRARREDEADEDDDLGLPAPPRRRRRDRDADEEDALIEGR, encoded by the coding sequence GTGATCCGCTCCCGCCTCGGCCGCTGGTCGGTCTACGTCCTCGTCGCCGTCCTGTTCGCGATCGCCTGCGCGTACCTGTCGCACTGGCAGTTCGCGCGCAACGAGCAGCGGGCCGCGGCCAACCATCTCATCGAGGAGAACTACGACGCGCCTCCCCTGCCGCTGACCGAGGTGCTCCCCGAGGGCGCCGCGTTCGAACCGCAGGACGAGTGGCAGCCGGTGACCATGAGCGGCTCGTATCTGCCCGACGCACAGCTGCTCGTGCGCAACCGCGCCGAGGGCGGGACGAGCGCGTTCGAGGTGCTCGTGCCGTTCGCTCTCGACGACGGCCGCATCCTCGTCGTCGACCGCGGATGGCTGCCGCCGGGTGAGGGGGACGCTCCGGACTCCGTCCCCGCCGCTCCGGAGGGCGAGACGACCGTCGTCGTGCGCCTCAAGCCGGGCGAGCCCCTGCCCACCTCGGGGCGCGGCGCTCCCGAGGGGCAGCTCCCGACCATCCACCTGCCGTCGGTCGCCGCGCAGACCGGCGACGAGACGATCGTCGACGTCTACGGCCTGATGGTCTCGGAGGATCCTGCCGCCGCCGCGGCGCCGAATCCGGTGACAGCGCCGGACATCGACCCGGGGCCCCACCTGTCGTACGCGATCCAGTGGATTCTCTTCGCGATCATGGGCTTCGTCTTCATCGGGTACATGATCAGGACCGAGATCCGCGCACGCCGCGAGGACGAGGCCGACGAGGACGACGACCTCGGGCTGCCCGCTCCTCCTCGCCGGCGTCGACGCGATCGCGACGCCGACGAGGAGGACGCCCTCATCGAGGGGCGCTGA
- a CDS encoding type 1 glutamine amidotransferase domain-containing protein: MAASGKKVAFLLTKGVEQVELTSPREALDGAGATTVIVSPESPTLQAMQGDWEHGDVFHVDLSVADANPADYDALVLPGGTLNADSLRLDENAVAFVKEYIASGRPVAAICHAPWILVQAGVASGRRLTSYASLEHDLRNAGADWVDEEVVVDGNLITSRNPGDLDAFNGALLEALGE, translated from the coding sequence ATGGCCGCATCCGGCAAGAAGGTCGCGTTCCTCCTCACGAAGGGGGTCGAGCAGGTCGAGCTCACCAGTCCGCGGGAGGCCCTCGACGGCGCCGGCGCGACGACGGTCATCGTCTCGCCCGAGTCCCCGACGCTGCAGGCGATGCAGGGCGATTGGGAGCACGGCGACGTCTTCCACGTCGACCTCTCCGTCGCCGACGCGAACCCCGCGGACTACGACGCGCTCGTCCTGCCCGGCGGCACGCTCAACGCCGACAGCCTGCGTCTCGACGAGAACGCGGTCGCGTTCGTGAAGGAGTACATCGCGTCCGGCCGTCCGGTCGCCGCGATCTGCCACGCGCCGTGGATCCTCGTGCAGGCGGGCGTCGCCTCCGGGCGCCGGCTGACGTCGTACGCCTCGCTCGAGCACGATCTCCGCAACGCCGGCGCAGACTGGGTCGACGAGGAGGTCGTCGTGGACGGCAACCTCATCACCTCGCGGAACCCGGGAGATCTCGACGCCTTCAACGGCGCGCTCCTCGAAGCGCTGGGGGAGTAG